A part of Deltaproteobacteria bacterium genomic DNA contains:
- a CDS encoding aminotransferase class I/II-fold pyridoxal phosphate-dependent enzyme gives MRADFLDLELQQIKDAGLYRQLRSVDGDQGPTLMLDGREVINFSSNNYLGIANHPALAAAAKSAIDRYGCGSGASRLISGNMTLHEELEAKL, from the coding sequence ATGCGCGCCGACTTTCTCGATTTGGAGTTACAGCAGATCAAAGACGCCGGGCTTTATCGCCAACTGCGCTCGGTGGATGGCGACCAAGGGCCGACGCTCATGCTCGACGGCCGCGAGGTGATCAACTTCTCGTCGAACAATTATCTCGGCATCGCCAATCATCCGGCGCTGGCGGCGGCGGCGAAGAGCGCCATCGACCGGTACGGCTGCGGTTCGGGGGCGTCGCGGCTGATTTCCGGCAACATGACGCTGCACGAGGAATTGGAAGCCAAACT